The Corvus hawaiiensis isolate bCorHaw1 chromosome 29, bCorHaw1.pri.cur, whole genome shotgun sequence region gGGATTAGGGGTTcccgtgggatttgggggagctccctgtggatttggggggatcCTTGGCTCAGGTTTCCCCCCCATTTGAAATGTGAGGTAGGCTGCCATACAGGGAGTGGGTGGTGCACGAGCAGATGCCGGGGCAGCACTCTGGGGATTTGAGGGATGTCTCTGTGGATTTGGGGCTCCCTCTGGCTCTGACTCTCCCTGTTTCAGGTGGGGGTGCTGCAGTATGGGGAGCGGCTGGTGCAGGAGTGGGCACTggggcagcaccccacagcccaGCGCCTGCTTGAGGCCGCCCGGAACCTGACGCGTCAGGAGGGGAGGGAGACACGCACGGCCATGGCCATCCGGCAGGCATGGTGGGCTCTAGAATGGGAATGCGAGcgggattgggaatgggggcGGGATTGGGGACAGGACTGACGTCAGGATTGAGATCAGGATTGGGATTGGGAgagggagtggggctgggattgggatcagaaTTGGGATTAGGGTCTAGGTTGCGATCAGGATTTGAATAAGGATCAGTATTGGAATTGGTATCAGGCTTGGGATCAAGTCAGGATTTGGACTGGGGTTGGGGTTGGTATTGGGCTCAGGATCGGGACTGGGATCTGGATCAGGGTTGGGGTTGAGATCAGGGTCAGGGTTGGGAGCAGAGTCAGGATTGAGAAGAGTATTAGGATGGGGATGGAAGAGGGGCTCATTCTGCCAGCCacattcctgcagcacagagtcCTTCAGCCCGGCGCAAGGCGGGCGCCCGGGGGCCAcgcggctgctgctggtggtgacGGACGGAGAGTCCCACGATGGGGACGAGCTGCCGGCGGCGCTGGCGGAGTGTGACCGGCACAATGTCACCCGCTACGCCATCGCTGTGAGGCCCCTCCCACCGAGCCGCACCCCTGCATTCCCCTTAACCCCGGGGCGGGCTCCTGCTGACCCCTGTCCCTCCCTTAGGTCCTGGGGCACTACCTGCGTCGGCAGCAGGATCCCGAGGATTTCATCCGGGAGATCAAGTCCATCGCCAGCGACCCCGATGAGAAGTATTTCTTCAATGTCACAGATGAGGCTGCCCTCAGTGACATTGTGGATGCTCTGGGAGATCGGATCTTCAGCCTGGAAGGTGCCGGCTTGAggctgggatcccgggaagggctgggaattcCAGCTGGAAGCACAGCTGGAGGAACAGAGTGTCCTTCCTGCCCCGGTCAGGCACCCATGGCGACAACGAGAGCGCCTTTGAGCTGGAGATGTCCCAGATCGGCTTCTCCATCCATCGCCTCGAGGTGATCCCACTGGGAAAGGTGGAAAATAATCctcagcccatcccagccctgctgagtgTCCTGGGATGGGAGAGTGACATCGGTGGGGGTCGGGGACACTGAGGCATtgtggtgtccccagggtgaCATGTCCCACCCATCCTGGCAGGATGGGATCCTCTTTGGAATGGTGGGAGCCTATGACTGGGAGGGCGGTGTGCTGGAGGAGAGCCAGCGTGGACGCATTGTCCCACCCCGCGAAGCGTTTCAGGAGGAATTCCCCCTGGAGCTGAAGAACCATGCAGCATATCTGGGTATGGGGGATCCCAAGGGATGAGGGTGTCCCGAGGGATGTGAGGTGAACCAGGCATACTCCATATCCTTGGGATTTGAGATGAATCAGGGATGTTTCATGTCCTGGAGATCAGGGATGAAGTGGGGATGCTCCATGTGATGGATATTTGGGATGCTTGGTGATCCAGAAATGCTCCATGTCCCAGGGGTGCTCCATGTCCTGTATATTTGGGGTGCCCCAGGAACACACTGGGGACCCTGtctccccagggctgtccccccCGCTGACCCTGCTTCCCCCCCCAGGGTACTCCGTGTCCTCGCTGCAGCTCCCGGGGGGGCAGCGCTTGTTTGTGGCTGGAGCCCCTCGATTCCAGCACAAGGGCAAAGTTGTCCTCTTCCAGCTGGACCCCACAGGGACCGTGACGGTGGCCCAGGCACTAATGGGGGAGCAGGTGGGGGGCGGCTGGGGGCCTTGAGGGTCTTTGGGGGGAGTTTGGGCCCCCCACCCCCTCTCAGCCTCACAGCCCCCTGCATCCCCAGATCGGCTCCTACTTCGGCAGCGAGGTCTTGGCCCTGGACCTGGAGGGAGATGGGGACAGTGACCTTCTGCTGGTGGCAGCACCCACCTACCTGAGGGGCCAGAGCAGGGAGACGGGGAGGGTCTATGTGTACCGTGTGGGGCAGGTGAGAGGGCAGGTGTGGGCCTGGAGGGGTCGAGTGGGGAGGTAGCTACACGGTGTGGGGCAGGTGAAGGGCTGGGTAGGGGGCAGGTGagaggggcagggagctggggtaGACAGAGGGATCGGGGTGCTCTGCGGGCAGGGGATTGGGAGGATCAGCGGGATGCTGAGGGATTGGAGGGATGCAAGGGACTGAGGGGATTTGAGGGGGTCGGGGGAACACAGTGGGATTGAGGGGGTGCCTATCCCGTGGGGGTACCGAGGGCCCCTCCGCACCTCCCAGGACCGCCTGATCCCCGCGGGGTCGCTGCACCCCGAGCCGAGGCCACAGGATTCCAGATTCGGCTCCGCCCTGGGCGCGGTGCCGAACCTGAGCCAGGACGGGCTGACTGGAGCCGTGGTGGGAGCTCCGCTGGAGGACGGGCACCGCGGGGCTCTCTACGTGTTCCACGGCGCCCCGGGCACCCTCCTGCCCCAGTACAAGCAGGTGAGACGGcgctgggagcgctgggaggggctgggtgcCACGGTTGCGGTGAGCACAACCCTGTACGAGCCAGTGGCGATGCCACAACGCTGGTTCCCAGCGCATCGAGGCGGCGGCGCTGGGGTGGAGCCTCCGGTATTTCGGGATCAGCGTGGACGGACGGGTGGACATGGACGGGGACGGGCTGGTGGACGTGGCCGTGGGGGCGCAGGGTGCGGCTGTAGTGCTGCGGTGAGTAGGGGTCAGGGGgtcggggacagggacaccccggCCACAGGGATACCCCGGGAATAAGGACATGGAGAAGGACAGAAACAtcccgggggggggggcagggacatcccagggaacagggacttgcgggggacagggacacatcCGTAACAGGGAGATGGGGGGATGGGGGCAccccggggacagggacacgccGGGAATAGTGACATGTGGGTTATGGGGACATTCGGGGGGACAGGCactccctgcctcagtttcctcttgTGGGAACCTGGGATGCTCCCGGGATCCTCCCAGGGCTctccatgcctcagtttcccctgtGACAAGATCCAGGGTAGGGCAGGGTggatgtccctgtccccacatgATCCCGATGAGATTTCAGGTGTGACTGTGTCCCTCAGGTCCCGCTGGATCGTGCAGGTGTCCGCGTGGATGTCTGTGGAGCCGGCGGCTGTCAGTGTCACACGACGGAACTGCCAGCGCAGCGGCTCCAGCGCTGTCTGCCTCCGGGCCCGGATCTGCTTCTGTGCCGAGACACGCACACAGAACCCCATGGACATAGATATTGGTGAGTGTTGGCAATGGCGGACCGCAGGGTCCTTGGAGCATTCTTGGAGCATCCCCGGCTgtccctggagcatcccagaaGCATCCCAAAGGGTCCCGGAGCATCCTTGGAACATCCCAGGGTATTACCAGAGcatccctggctgtccccagagAATCCCAGGGTGGGATCCTTAGAGAATCTGGGAGCATTCCAGGAACATTCCAGGAGCGTCCCAGAGTGTCCCTGGAACATTCCTGGAGTGTCTCAGGGTGTCCTGGAGAATTCCTGGAGCATCTCTGGAGCATCCTGAGGGCCCTGGATCATCCCAGGGTGTTGCTGGCGGATCGCGATGTCCCTGGAGTGTCCCACGGGCGTTCCCTTAATCTTTCCAGACCGTATATATGGTGATCCTGGACCacccctggagcatcccagggtGGCCGTGGAATCTCCCAGGAGCATCCTGCAGTGTGCCTTGAATATCAACAGAGCACTCATATCCCTGGAGCCCCACTGGAGCACACCACAACATCCTGGAGCATCTGAACCTTCCCTGGAGCCTCACCGGTGCAGCCCAGCGTgtccctggagcatcccaggaCCTCCCTGGAGTCCCACTGGAGCATCCTGGGGTGGGGTGCACCCACTCCCACAGGTGTCTTGGTCCCTGACCTGCTCCCTTATCCCCCAGATCTCCGGTACAACGTATCCCTGGAGGAGCGGATCCCAGGATCCCGTGCTGCCTTTGACTCGGGCGCCCGCCGGCTGCTGCAGCGCCGAATTGAGTTCCCactgggaaggcagagctgcGTCCGCGTCCCCTTCCACGTCCTGGTCAGCCCCAGGACTCCTCCCTGCCCCATGGGAGGGCTCTTCCcaccccccattcccagggtcTGACTGGAATGAGGCCGATGGGATCCCTTGATTCTGCAGGACACCTCAGATTACCTGCGGCCCCTCAGCCTCACCCTCACCTGGGCCCTGGATGCAGCTGCGAGGTCGGTGCTGGATGAGGCATCTCCCACCACCATCCGTAAACTGGTGGGTACTGGAAGGGGTGTCTCTGGACACTGGGATCATCCCCAGACACCAGGAtcacccctggctccttccaGATCCCATTTTTCAAGGATTGTGGGGACGATGATGAGTGTGTCACCGACTTGGTGCTCAAGGCCACCACGGACATTGTGGGCTCCAGGtacccccagtgtccccccagtgtcctcATGGCGTCCCTGGGATCCCCTGTGACCCCCCCGGCCTCCAGGCAGAGCCCCCACATCCTGCGGAAGGGCCGGAGGCGGATGCTGGTGGAGGTGGAGCTGGAGAACCAGAAGGAGAATGCCTACAATGCCAGCCTGTGCCTGCACCTGCCCGGGAACCTCCACTTCTCCAGTCTCGTGCTCCAGGTACAGCCTGGGGGTGGGCCCAAATTCCTGAGGAGCCCCTCCAAACTCTCCCACCAGGGCAAAGATGGAGACCCAGGTCTTTGGAGAACCTCGAGGTCATTCTTGTCCCAACCCATTCCAGGTGGGATGGGTTGGAGTGCATTGGGTCCCCAAAACCATTTCAAGTGGGACAGCGGTGTATGTTGTGTCCCCAACGTCTCccaggtgggagctgggggtccACCGTGTCCCCAGCTCATTCCATTTGGGACATGGGGGTCCAtcgtgtccccagcccctcctaGGTGGGAGATCAGGTTCCACTGGTCCGCTGTGGCCCCCCCAGTATCCCCCTGTGGGGGTCTATTGCTGCCACCTCCCAGTGCCCCAAGTCCCCCAACTCCACGTCCTGGCCCCCATCGTGTCCCCCTGGCAGGATCCCAGCACGGTGAAGTTGGAGTGCTCAGCCCTGGGGGGCCAGCGCCAGCACTGCAGTGTCGGGTACCCCGTCTTCCGCTCACAGGCCAAGGTAGGACGCCTGAGACCCCCATGAGCCCCTTgggaccccccccaaacccccaccaCACCCGTCTGAGCCCCCCCAGGTGTCCTTCACCCTGGAGCTGGAGTTCAGCTGCTCCGTCCTTCTGGACCATGCCGAAGTCATGCTCCAGGCCACCAGGTAGGGGTATGGGGGGAGTGCTGAACCCTCGGGGAAGGGGCCCCACCCCCGGAGTGTGGGTGGAGTCTGGGGATCCTCCCGAGTGTCCTCCCTGTCCAGTGACAGCACCGAGGCAACACCAGAGGACAACGTTGTCACGCTTTCTGTCCCCATCCTCTATGAGCCTGACCTGTTCCTGTCCAGGTGGGGCTGGGAGAACATGAGGCAGAGCGGGGGGATCACAGAGGGGGACACACACGATGTGACCCTCCTGTGTGCCCCCCCCCCAGTAATACCGACCTGCATCGCTACGAGGTTCATCCCCTTGGCACCTTCACCCACAGCTCCGGCCCCGAGTTCACCACCACGGTCAAGGTGAGATGATGGGGGCCCGGAGAGCGGCACCCAGGGGAGCCCTGGCTCATCGTGCGCCCTTCCAGGTGCAGAATTTTGGGTGCTACCCCATCCAGAACGTCACACTGCACATGGCCCTACCAGCACTGGGCCACCGCCAGGCCACCATCCTGTCTGTCACCCGTGTCCTGGTTGACAACGTGAGTATGGGGGACACTTAGGAGGGTTCCAGGGCGGTCCCTGCGCCCTCCCTTTGaactccctctctccctccccaggcCACTTGTGTGCTGCAACCCCCCCCTGAGGGGACACAGGTGGTCCCGGTGCCCCCTGAGGCCCTGCGGCACCTGGACAGGCTGGTAGGGATTGTTGCGTCttccccccctccttccctcccccccccccccgaggATTTGGAGGGTTCGGGGGGGTCCCCACAACTCCCCCCCAAATTTTTGCCCCCCAGGACTGTTCCAACACCTGgtgccaggagctgagctgccGCTTGGGGAGGCTGGAGCGTGGCGGGGGAGTCTCTGTCCAGCTCCTCCGCACTCTCCATGACAGCTTCTTCAGCGGAGTGAGTAAAGCGGGGGCATGCAGGGGATTAGGGAGTCCCCCTGCTCCAAGGAGGATCCCGGGTGGGGGACGAGGCTCAGACCCCCCCACCTTTTCCCATATCCAGGTGAAATTCCAGAGTGTGAGGATTGTCAGCAGTGTCTGGCTAGGGGTTGCGGGGGGCGTGTTGGTGCTGGAGAAGGGGGCGCAGCGCAGGGAGGTAGGACGCCCCCaattccccattttcccccctccatCCTTGTTTTCCTCCCCAGATTCCCCGTTCTCCCTCAATGCCTGTTTTAACCCCCATCCCTGTTTCCCCTCTTACCCTTGGCTTTTCCTCCGAAATTCCTTCTTTCCAGCCAAGTCAGTTTTCTCCCCCAAATTCTCTGTTTCCCCCGTCCtcatttttcctccccaaattccctgtttccccccctctcccccagtCCTCATTTTCTCCCCCAAATTCTCTGTTCCTCTTGCCAATCcctgtgttcctgcagctggtgctggaAGTGCTCCAGGGAAGGCGGGTGCCCGTGTCCCTGTGGATCCTGGGGGGCAGCGCCCTGGgggggctcctgctcctggcgCTGCTCAGCCTTGGCCTCTGGAGGGTGAGGGGGTCATTATGCCGCTTTGGGTGGGGTGTGATGCCACccgggaggagggggggggggggcgggtcGTGATATCACCTTGGGAGGGCTATGATATCACCCTGGGGGAGGGTCACAATGTCACCTTCAGAGGGTCATGATGCCATCCCGAGGGGGAGGTGTCAATGTCCCCCCGAGGGAGGACATTTCCACTCCCCCAatcccttcctcttctccccttGCCTCCAGCTGGGATTCTTCTCCCACCGGAAGCCCTcccgggaggaggaggacgaggagcactgaggtggcagctctgctgcgGGAGGACATTCCGGAACCTCCTGGGACACATTCCGGGGCCATCCCGGGGCTCGGGACTCCTGGGCACGCAGAGGGATGAGGCTGGTGGCCCGAGGGTGGAGCCAGAGGGTCTGGGGGCACATGTGGAAGTGGGAAAAGTGGGAGTGAGCCGGaatggagcagctccagcaataAAGCTCCGGCCTGCGGTACTGCCGTGTCCTGCATCCCCATGCACGCAGATGATCTGGGAACAGGAATGCTTCTTTATCCAGGGAAAAACCTCCAGACTGATCCCAAATACAACACAGAAGGATGGGGGAGATCCAAATCCCAGCCCTCTCTGGCTTCAGACTTAAATCCAGGTTAAATCCAGGACCACAGGGAACGAATTCCTGATTTCCAGCACTATGTGGAAGAGGGAAGAAGTGGAAACGGGAAGTGCGTGGGTGTGGCCCCCCCAGAAATCCACATCAGGGGAGCTGGACATGCTGGGTAACAGGGAAAAGCACTGGGATAAACCCAGGATCCAGCTGGATTTTCCCAGTCTCTGTGGATCTGCAGTCCTGTCCCAGCTCCGGTCCCAGGACTGGGGTGTCCCTGTATCCAGAAGGgcttccagcagagcagggaggggggacagggacaatgTGTCCCAACAGAGTGGGAGGTGTTTGGATATCCTCCCTAGGAGACAAATCCTGCAAATTGGGGTTTTCCCTCCCCAAAAGCTTTTGCCGAGCTCATTTCTGCCCCCCACCCAGGAGaaccccagctcctgcctccctttcccagctccaaggatGACTTGGGAAGGGGAATTCCTTGAGAAAGGCCTTTATTGGAcggaagagcaaagaaaatcaggaattaAATCCATGTGCATATGGAGCCACTGAGCCCAAGGGGTTTGGGAATGTCACCCCCCACCAGGGATGGGGGTCACAATGTCCCCCTAGGGCAGTCAGTGGATACCACGACTACGAGGATAACTCCCAGGATTCAGACCTGGATAAATGtcacagaaatgggaaaaaattctcaaaataaCCAAAGAATCAGCAAAAATAAAGAGTTTCCTTAAGTTACGGGGGGCGGTGGGGGAATTCCCAAGGGATAAGCAACGTGGTCCGTATTTCCCGCCTGGAATGACTTGTGGGGGTGGAGGGAGGTttggacacacctggggcagCAGGCATGTGGGAAAGGGTCAGAAAAACCTGAATCAACCCCAAAAATAGTCCAGGATGAGACAAAATCCTGCTCGGTGCATTCCTGATACCATAGCATCCCCAGAGCCTTTCCAGGGCCCCAGGGACTCCTGAGGGTCCAACCCCACTCCGGAAGGGCTCCAGAACCTTCCTTCTTCCACCTGCCATGATTTTATAGACCCCAAGTATTCCATCCAAAATGGGGCAATAAAATCCCTCGTGGATACAATTCCAATCTCCCGGAGTGCAGGAAGATCCCACAAATCCCCTTTTTATCCCAACCTTTTTTCAGGGAACGCTGTGAGGGACTTGGAACCCCTCTCCAGACTGAGCcccactggaaaaaaactttttctgatatcaaatgaaatcaaatcactcccaaaattcccaatttAGGACTAACAAGGCAATTCCATGGAGCGTAAGGATAAATTCCCAGGAGAAGAGCGCTTGGTGCCGTAATCCCACAGGGTGGGCCCCCTAATTCCTGCTACTCGGGGGGGTTTGTTGGAATTCTCAGACAATGTACACCTCGAGCGGGGATGCTCCGGCCTCCGGAACCCTCTGGAACGCTCCAGAACCTTCCAGAAGGGTCAGAAAGTCCATCGCTCCTGCACCGGGCTGTCGGAAGCATCAGGATTCGGCATTTGTCGGGTGGAATCTTCCCCCTTTAGGCTCTTCCTGCAGACAGGACACGTATCGTGCTGCGGGGAACACAGAGCCGTTATCCTGGGGGATTATCCCATGGGATACGTGGGTTTTCTGGGATCTTACCAGCTCCAGCCAGGGCACGATGCAGCTGCTGTGGAAGACATGATTGCAGGGGAGCTGCCGGACCTGCTCCGCCACGGCGTAATCCTCCTTGCACACCGGGCATTCCAGCCCTGTGTCTGCAGAAAACAGGGAATCGCAGGTCAGGGGGACAGGAATAAAGGCTTTGGTATTTGGGACTCATTTGCATAGGGTCTACTGGGAATGGGGTGTCCAGGGACCAAAGAGATCCCACAACAGCAACAGGAGCTCTGGGATTTACAGATCATTTGTGCCGCATCTGGAACATCCAGGGATCAAGGAATTCCTGCCAGAAACAAGCcaggatccatccatccatccacacAAAATCCTCTGGGGATGGAGCATCCAGGGATCAATGAAATCCCACTAGGAACATGAGCGTCAGGATTTGCAGGCTAGGACACAACCCACAGAGGATGGAGCATCCAGGGAACAAAgaattcctgctgggaacatGAGCTCTGAGCTCCACCAGCtgggatccatccatccacacACAACCCCCAGGGATGTAAAGAATTCCTGGTGTTCTCTGTACATCACcatcaaccaaaaaaaaaaaaaaaaacaaacctaaaatCAAAGTAAGGATGTTTGGATTCCTGCCACAACTTTCTGGCCTGGAATATGGGTTGATGATCCCAATGCCAGGTGTCACCAGCCATGGGAGGTGGCTGAAATCCCACTCCCTCTCTTGCTGTTCATCAGCTCGTGATGCTGACACAGACACCGCCAGGAGCTGAGCTCCCTCGGCGATCCCGGGGGTCCCTTCCGATTTCCATATTCCAAGATTTCATGATTCCTAGCCTGCTCGGGCTCCGTGGGCTCAGACACATGGAATTCCAGTTAGTCCTTGGCTtcccagagaagaggaggacaGAGTGGTGCGTAAAACCACGGGATAAAAATATCCTGCGTAGAACCGTCTGGTTTAACCATAATGGAGGGGATAGGATTCTGGTAatggagcagctgggagggggagggatcCTTGGGGTGAAAAATTCACGGGATTTTCAATTGCAAAGCCAGGGTTGTTCCGAGACACTCCCAGGCCCCTGCTGGCAGTTTTCCATGACATTTCCAGAGCAGAATATGTCGAGAGCCAGtttgaaagggaagaagggacgAGTCGAGAGCACaaacagggatttgggatgggagaaCCATCATGGGGGTGGGAAGAGTCAGAATGGCACATTCCAGGACTCCCCAAACACTCTGGGAAACAGTGGAGCTCCAAGATTCCTGGGAGAACCGAACACCAGAGatggcagcagcaaagcctgGGAGCTGACAGTTTCCAGCCCAATTTCACGGGCAACAAAGTGGGAATGGGGAGCTCAGGATGTCAAATACCAGGATCCAAGTGCCATTGGAGTCACCCACCGACTTGTTCCTGTGTCACCGGCACCGTTGGGAGCGATGAGATCTTCTCCTTGTCTGCCGGTGGCGGTCCCGTGTTTTCCAGCTGTCCCAGGAGctgtggagagggaaaaatTCCATGCTCAGGAGCAGGGATCTGGCACTGGATCTGCCCCCGGCACAGGTGCCCCTCACCTGGGTGACGATAGCGTCAAGGCCGCTCTGTCCCCACGCATAATCCCCAGGATTGGAGTGCAGCATCCCGCTCCTGCCAATGGGACGGTCCAGGAATTCCCCCCAGTCCCAAACCAGCCCCTAGGTGCTAGGTTACTGGTAGTTACTGGTGGGATCTGGGCTAATACAGGTTTTTACTCACCAGGAAAAGGGATGTTGGGAGCCAGGAACAGCTGAGTTggcaaaaaacccagcaaagatCTGCTGGATTATCCTAAAGAAGGAggcatggggaggaaaaaacacagaaagaacaagttaagtaagtaaataaatggTGGAAGAAAGGATGGGCAGGAAAACCAGGAATTCCTGCTCTACGGATGCCTGGCTGCATGGCTCATGACTGTGAAAATCCCTGGATAAAGGTCCAAAACGGAGAGAGTGCAGGAAGTAATTAGGGATGTGAGCTCATCCCAGGGTGGGAGAAGTGGGAATGCCTCGAGTTCCAATGGAAGAGTTGGTACTGGGACAgggaaaatcagggaaaaacatggaaagaacaatctaaataaataaataaagtgtgGCAGAAGGAATAAGCAGTAAAACAGGGAATCCTGTTCCCACGGATACAGGGCTCACAGTTGGAAATTTCCTGGATAAAGCTCCCAAAAGGGAGGGAGAGCACAAAGGAATTGGGGATGGGAGCTCCTCCCAGGATGCGAGTGCTGAGAATGCCCTGCGTtccaggcagcaggacagggacaatGACTCAGAATTGTGCTAAGGGGGCTGACAGGAAGTGCCAGGATCCCATTTTCCCGGGTTTCTCCCCAAATCTCCTGTTTTCCCCGGAGAAGACACTCACCCCTCAATGGCGGGTGAGCGATCCGGGCGGGAGCTGCCACGGGATCGGTACCTCCGAGGCATCGGCAGCCGTGGGGGGCGACTGGGCCCCCAGAGCTCGGCCGGGGGGCCCCTCTCTGTGTCCCGGCTCTCCGgatccagggagctgctgctcaggaacGGCCGGAAATCCGGGAAGAACATTGTGTGGTCCAAGTGGTCCCAAAGCTGTGGAGAGCAGGAAGACGGGAGACATGATACCCACTCAGCTGCGGTGCTCATCTCAGGGGGAACGCGGAGGCAGCGAAGTCCACTTCACCGGAGCACATTCCCACAGCTGTCATGGATCccggggaaaaaaaagtctggcaAAAAGGCTTAATCGTAGCCCAAGTGgatccagagctgctgcaacaCCCCCGCCGCAAATCCCCGCTCCACGCGGATCCCAATAAATCTGGAAGCTGTGGGGTTGGTCTCTCCCTCTCTTCAAGGGCTGGAATTTGAGGCGGAATAATACTGGACACTCCCAAATCCATGGGATCACTCAGGGGCCTTACAGGCATGGGGAGGACATAGATGTGAAAGGATGGAAGGATGGTATCTGTatccctggggtgtccccaggaaCATCTCAAGGTGTCACCCAATCCTGTGCCCCTCATACTGCTGTTTTGTGGGAACTGCCCACGTGGGTAATGccattccctgcccctgcagcagaTCCTGTGCTGCTAAATCCGACTTGCTCCCTGATTTACCCAATTCCTCTCCCGCAGCCTCTCTGAGGGTAAGCAGGGGGTGATCCATGGATCTCCTTGCTACACCACTCCAGGGGTGCAGGAAAACCCCCAGAAATTcagagccagagcctggagACCCTGCAGAGACCCTCTCCCACAAATCCATTTGGATTAAGGAATAAAAACCAATGTATAAACATTCctgttctcctgctgctctgatgGCAGCTTTGCCTGCAACCACACCCTGGGGAGAACTTCCAGTTATTATTCATCCCCAAATCCAGTTTAACTTACGGAGCACAAAGCTCCACGGGCGGGAAGACGGGATCAGGATCTCCCTGAAACTCGGGAATTTCTGGGATGCGAAGTGATATCCAAGCCATAATTTGGGTCAGAAGACAAATGCATCCagatgaagagggggaggaacCCAGCTGGATGCTCGGAGCACGGAAGCAAACAGGAAGGATCCAGACTGGAATTCCGGCTGCTTGGTGACCCCATTTCCGGCCCAGGATTGAGTGGATTTCCTACGAGTCTGGACTTTATAATTGATGGATTCTGGAAAATCTGGGGGCAGGGAGAGACAGTGAATAGCTCCTCGCCTGGCTGAGCACCCCCACACAAATCCCAGGATCTGCCAGCGCTGGGGTAAGGCTCTTCCCTGAATCCTCCTTTTCCTGTCATGCCCAGCCCTGGTGGGTCCCAATGCCGATTTTCAGTCTCCCGAAAACTCTcaggaaaaggagctgctggggaagacGCCTCAAGGaaactgggaaaagcaggaaaactcaCCTCCGCGAACTGCGAGGAGGGGCTGTCGTCCAGGGCGTTGCCATcaaaaaaactgggaaaaagaggagagTGAGGGCAGGGcccattcccaaaatccccccacgcttcccaaatcccccctttgtttcctgaaatcccccccaaaaggggcaaaaaaaaaaaaaaaaga contains the following coding sequences:
- the RNF115 gene encoding E3 ubiquitin-protein ligase RNF115 isoform X6, which gives rise to MAEAAAAVPQHRFFCHSCKGEEYTCPRCESGFIEEVTDDSSFFDGNALDDSPSSQFAELWDHLDHTMFFPDFRPFLSSSSLDPESRDTERGPPAELWGPSRPPRLPMPRRYRSRGSSRPDRSPAIEGIIQQIFAGFFANSAVPGSQHPFSWSGMLHSNPGDYAWGQSGLDAIVTQLLGQLENTGPPPADKEKISSLPTVPVTQEQVDTGLECPVCKEDYAVAEQVRQLPCNHVFHSSCIVPWLELHDTCPVCRKSLKGEDSTRQMPNPDASDSPVQERWTF
- the RNF115 gene encoding E3 ubiquitin-protein ligase RNF115 isoform X2, which gives rise to MAEAAAAVPQHRFFCHSCKGEEYTCPRCESGFIEEVTDDSRYQRIQGYPISRHVERQWINFFDGNALDDSPSSQFAELWDHLDHTMFFPDFRPFLSSSSLDPESRDTERGPPAELWGPSRPPRLPMPRRYRSRGSSRPDRSPAIEGIIQQIFAGFFANSAVPGSQHPFSWSGMLHSNPGDYAWGQSGLDAIVTQLLGQLENTGPPPADKEKISSLPTVPVTQEQVDTGLECPVCKEDYAVAEQVRQLPCNHVFHSSCIVPWLELHDTCPVCRKSLKGEDSTRQMPNPDASDSPVQERWTF
- the RNF115 gene encoding E3 ubiquitin-protein ligase RNF115 isoform X1, translated to MAEAAAAVPQHRFFCHSCKGEVSPKLPEYTCPRCESGFIEEVTDDSRYQRIQGYPISRHVERQWINFFDGNALDDSPSSQFAELWDHLDHTMFFPDFRPFLSSSSLDPESRDTERGPPAELWGPSRPPRLPMPRRYRSRGSSRPDRSPAIEGIIQQIFAGFFANSAVPGSQHPFSWSGMLHSNPGDYAWGQSGLDAIVTQLLGQLENTGPPPADKEKISSLPTVPVTQEQVDTGLECPVCKEDYAVAEQVRQLPCNHVFHSSCIVPWLELHDTCPVCRKSLKGEDSTRQMPNPDASDSPVQERWTF
- the RNF115 gene encoding E3 ubiquitin-protein ligase RNF115 isoform X4 — encoded protein: MAEAAAAVPQHRFFCHSCKGEVSPKLPEYTCPRCESGFIEEVTDDSSFFDGNALDDSPSSQFAELWDHLDHTMFFPDFRPFLSSSSLDPESRDTERGPPAELWGPSRPPRLPMPRRYRSRGSSRPDRSPAIEGIIQQIFAGFFANSAVPGSQHPFSWSGMLHSNPGDYAWGQSGLDAIVTQLLGQLENTGPPPADKEKISSLPTVPVTQEQVDTGLECPVCKEDYAVAEQVRQLPCNHVFHSSCIVPWLELHDTCPVCRKSLKGEDSTRQMPNPDASDSPVQERWTF
- the RNF115 gene encoding E3 ubiquitin-protein ligase RNF115 isoform X3; this encodes MAEAAAAVPQHRFFCHSCKGEVSPKLPEYTCPRCESGFIEEVTDDSRYQRIQGYPISSFFDGNALDDSPSSQFAELWDHLDHTMFFPDFRPFLSSSSLDPESRDTERGPPAELWGPSRPPRLPMPRRYRSRGSSRPDRSPAIEGIIQQIFAGFFANSAVPGSQHPFSWSGMLHSNPGDYAWGQSGLDAIVTQLLGQLENTGPPPADKEKISSLPTVPVTQEQVDTGLECPVCKEDYAVAEQVRQLPCNHVFHSSCIVPWLELHDTCPVCRKSLKGEDSTRQMPNPDASDSPVQERWTF
- the RNF115 gene encoding E3 ubiquitin-protein ligase RNF115 isoform X5: MAEAAAAVPQHRFFCHSCKGEVSPKLPEYTCPRCESGFIEEVTDDSRYQRIQGYPISRHVERQWINFFDGNALDDSPSSQFAELWDHLDHTMFFPDFRPFLSSSSLDPESRDTERGPPAELWGPSRPPRLPMPRRYRSRGSSRPDRSPAIEGIIQQIFAGFFANSAVPGSQHPFSWSGMLHSNPGDYAWGQSGLDAIVTQLLGQLENTGPPPADKEKISSLPTVPVTQEQVDTGLECPVCKEDYAVAEQVRQLPCNHVFHSSCIVPWLELEEPKGGRFHPTNAES